The genomic stretch CCAAAATGCCACCGTGCCTGTGCCATCGCCGGGGGCATAGGTGCAGGTCGGGGAAGCAGTATTGGGCTGGCAAATGTAGCCCCATAGGTTGGTTTCGATAGCCGAAATGACATATCCGGAAACCGGCTCGTTGGCCGTAAACACCAGGTTCGCTCCGCCCCGGCACCAGCCGTTGTTGCCCGGTGTGCCGCATTGGAAACTGGCGTCCGCCGTGGCCGGAGGGTCGGTGGTTGTGACCGTGACGGGTTTCACCGTGTAATACCCAGACCCAATTGCGAGCGATTGACACACCCCTGAACTGCATCTCACGCCAGGGATGTTCCCTATGTTGTCGCCGCAAGTGTAAATATAGGTGCAGATGTAATAGGAGGTGTTGCTGCTTAGCACCACGTTATGGTAACGGGTCTCGGTGTGCGTGCGGTTAGGGCCAGTATAGTCAGCAAGTACGGTTCGAGCCACACCCACCGAGGCGGCAAAAAGCGTCCCTATTAGCGCCAAACCAAGGATGATCTTTCTCATGCGTTCATCTCTCAAAATACACCCGGCACGAAACGCCAGGGGGTTTCGTTGCGATAGGCTGCATACCCGGCAATCAGGCGTTCTTCCCACCATACCCGTACAGCCATGATAGCCAGCAGGCACGCGAGCAAGGCAAGGTTGCGCCAGGAAGGGAGCGTCGACACCACACCCAACCAGGTCAGGCTTTCCCCGGCATACATGGGATGCCTCACCCAGCGGTAGGGGCCGCGCTGCACCAGACCGCGGTCGGCAGGCGCGACGCCAAAGGCTTCACGCAGGCTGACCATTGCCCACAAAGTCAGCGCCATGCCCGCCGCGGCCACGCCCTCTGTCCACAGGGAACCCTTCGGCGCGGTGAAAAGCAACGGCAGGGCAACCGCTGCCCAGGCCAGCAGCCGCACCCTAACGGGCGCTTCCCTGTGGGGACGGCCATGCGCCAGAATGAGCGTGCCCGCAGCCGCCGCTTGCAAAGCGACCAACGCGCTCAAGACCGTTGGCGATTGCAAATTGACCGCCGCCAACGCTGCCGAGAACGCCGCGCCGAGGTAGTCCAACCAGCGCATCAGAACCCGCCTCCCATCGTCGCACCCAATGCCATCATCAGCGGCAGCAGTACCGCGGCCAGCATGGGCACAAAGAAAAAGACCGTCAGGGGGGCGATGAGTTTATTGCTCAACTGCTCTGCCTCCCGCTGGATTTTGGCGCGGTATTCACGGCTAAAACCCTGCGCCACGGCAAACATCTGGCGCGGGGCGTCCGTGCCTTTGGTGGCCGCCAAATCCACTTGTGCGCCGAAGGCGCTCAATTCGTCCAGCCCCCACTCGGCCAGCCTGACTTTCAGCAGGCCGGTGGTCGCCCCGCGGGAGAACAGCACCCGGTTGGTGCGGGAAGCCTCGTCGATGACTTCCTGGAAAATGCGCCCGACCAGAAACGGCAACTGCGCTACACGCCGCAGGGCGTTCTCCGGCGCGACGCCCGCGCTCATCTCGGCAGCCAGTAACGCCGCCACTTCTGGCAGCCCGCGACGCACCTCGGCCTTGACCTCCCGCGCCCGCTGGCGCAGCGTCACCAGCGGCAGCGCGCCGGCGTACACCAGCACCAACGCGGGCAAAAGCGGCACGGCCATCATCAAAGACAACACAACCGCAATGACCACATAGGCCACCGCCTTGCCCACGATGCCTGCCAGGCTTTCGTTCTGGTAATAACCGCCCAGGCGCGCCCAACGGTACTGCAGGCGGAGTGCGCCCAGTGACACGCCCCAACGGTCGAGGATGCTTTCGCCTAACCTGTCCAGCGCGCCGCCTTGCTGCCCGGCGGCGTAATCGCCCAGCCTGCGGGTGGACGCCCGCTCGATGCGCCACCCGCGCAGGGCGATGAATACCAGCACAGAAGACACCAACGCCGCGCCCAGCGCCAAAATGCTCCTTACCTCTCCTGCCGCAGCCATCAGACCGCCTCCTGAAGCATTTTCTTCACCACGATGAGCCCTGCCGTCATCCACACGACAAGCACAGCAAAGACGATTTGAATACCGAGAGAATGGGCATAGCCGCCCTGGGTCATGCTGACCATCATCAGCAGCGCCACGCCTGCCAGGATGTACAACGTGCCCTGGGCGCTTGCGCCCTTCGACCGCGCCATGACCCGCGCGTCCAGGACGTCGCCCAGGTTGTCGGCGGCCTGGGCGAAAGCGTCGGCAAAGCCCACGCCGCCCGTTTCGGCCAGCCGTTCCAGCAGCACCACGACCGTACCGAGCGCGGGCGAAAGGGCGATGGCCTCATCCAGCGCATCGGTCAACGCCTTGCGCCCGTGTTGTTGCAGGTTGCGGGCGAGGTTGTCCACCCACCTCCGCAACGGCTTTTTGGGCGAGAGGCTTTTCGACACCTCTTCCAGCGCCACGGTGATATTGGGCGTGGTCTTGACCACTGCGTTCATCCGCACCAGGAACATGGGGATTTCGTCTTCAATCTGGTTCTGCATGGTGCGCCACTGTTCGGCGACCCAGCCGTCGAAGAACAGCGCGCCGGCGGCCAGCCCCGACGCGCTCACCAGCCACGACAGGCCAAACATCCGCAGCGCGAGCACAAGCGCGGCAGCGGCTACGCCGCGCCCCAGCCACACGGCAAGACCTTCCCAGCCAGCCACGTTCAGGCCGACGCGGGAAAAAGCCACCCGCACGCGGTGGTCTTTGGAGCCAAAGGCCACGTCGACGGCCTGCACGCCTCCCGTGAACGCTTCGAGGCGCTTTTGGGCTGGCTTCATGGCCTTGCGGGCGAGCCAGTTCACGGCAAGGTAAACCAGCCAGGCCAGCGCCCCGCCCACCAGGAAGGGGCGCGCCTGATAGAGCAGGTTCATCACGGTTTGGTTGTCCATCATGCCACCGTCCTCGTCACGGAGATTGCTTCCAGCGCCGCGTCGCCGTTGGTATAGAGCCTGCGGAATTTCACATTACCGCCGGAGAGTTCCCGCTGGGCGACCTCCCACACGCCGATGATACGGCGACGGCGCTGCCCTTCTTCGTCGTCCGCCCACCCCACCTGTACCACCAGGTCGATGGCCTGGGCGAACATGGACTTGGCCGCCTCGAAACGCACGCCGCGGTCGGTGAACATGATGACGCCCATGCGGTGGACGGCCTCTTTCGGCCCTTCGGCGTGGAAGGTAGACAGGCCGGGGTGGTCGCTCATCTGGGCGCGAAACAGCGCCAGCGCCGCGTCGCCGGTGCGGATTTCGCCCACGATGAGCCACTTGGGGGACATCCGCATCGCGTCGTCCACCCCATCGGCGAGGGTATAGGCAGGAACGTCGGAGCCAGGGGGCGACGGGCGCGCCTGAATGGTGACGACGTGCGGATGGTCTAACCAAATCTCCTCCGGGTCTTCAATCTTGACCACCCGCTTGGTCTTCGGGATGCCGTTGGCGAGGGCGGCCAGCAACGTGGTCTTACCCGTGGCCGTACCGCCGATGACCAGCACCCGCAGTCCGCGCCCGACCGCCTCGACCAATCCCTGAATGACCGCCTCGGGAGCGACCCTCCAGGACACTAACAGCGAAGGCGGCACGGGGCGCGGTTCGTACAGGCGGATATTGACGCTGGGGTAGCCCTTCCCCGGCGCAATGACGGGGTGCAGCACCTTGATACGCGCCCCACCGGGCAGGGTTTCGGAACGCGGCAGGCCCGCGTCCACGCTGGGGTTGGCCTCGTTCACCGCCCGTCCCAGGGGAGCGAGCAGAGCGTCCACAGCCCGCCAGGTCTGTTCGAGGTCAAGGTTGTCTTGCACCAGTTCAAAGTCGGGCGCACCCTTGCGGAGCACCCACAACTGGCCGTAGGGCGTGATGGCGACCTCGGACACCTCGCCGGGCTTTAGCCACGGGTCGAGGAAGCCCAGCCCGCCGATGCGTGCGGCCACCTGTTGCGCCATTGCGTGAACCAGGTCAGGCGCAGCCGACCACCCGCGCTGCGTCAGCACGGTACGCACGGCGTTTTGGGCGCGCGCCAGCAGCGTGGTGCGGTCTCTCACCTCGTCGAGGGACAGGTTGCCGATGATGGCGGCGGCCTGTTCCACGACCTCCCCCTGCGCTTCCGGGGGGAAAGTCTGTACCACGGCATCCCACGCGTTCGTCATCGGTCACCCCTTTCGGATTTTGATGAAGCCCAGTTTGATGGCTTTGCCCTCGCGCCGGCCCGCTTGCCGTTCACCTCCAAAGAGCATGTCGGTCAGTTTGTGCAAGGGACGGGCAAAGGCGTCCGAGGCGTCCAGGGGTGAGCGCCCCTGGTCTTGCGCCAACGGCACCTCTGGCACATACGGCAGCACAGCGGCCACCGGCGGGAAGCCCGACAGCCCCAAATTCTTCGCCGCGCTGTCGGCGGCCTGATGCCATTCGTCGGGGGTCAGTTGCCCGCCTTCCCGCTGGTTGAGCACTACCACCACGTTGCCCGCGCCAATGCGGTGCTGCCCAGCGGCGCGCTGCACCACGGTGCGGTAGGCTTCCACCGACGCCCAAGCGTCGGCCAGGGTTGCCCGCGAGACCAGTATCAGCGTGTTGGATGCAGCGATGGCGAAGGGGGCAACGCCGCCCGTGGGGGCGTCCAGGACAATCGCGGCGTAGTTAGCGTATGCCGCGGTGGTCACCAGCGTTTGCACCGAAGCGGGGTCGTCTTTGGGCAAAGACGCTGCCCGCGCTTCGGCCAGCACGTCGGGGAAGCCTGCCAGGACGTCCAAATCCCCCACCTGCTGCAAGGCGGCTTGCAGCCCTTCCGCGGTGGGGTTTTGCATCCAGGCGGTGAAGTTCGGTTCGGGCTTCAGCCCCAAATGCAGGGGCACGACGTCGGGCGCGCCCAGGCCAATCAGCAGGGAGCGCAAGCCCTTGCGCGCCGCAGCCAGCGCCAGCGCCTCGGCAATCGTGGAACGCCCGGCCCCGCCGCAGCGGTTCCAGACGGTGACGATACGCAGCCCTGCCACCGCGGCGCCTCCGCCCGCGCGCCCGCCGCCCCACATCTGGGGCGCAGCGGGAGCCTGACGGCGCAGCGCCAGGGCGTCCGCATACATCCGCCCTGCCAGTTCCACCAGGTTGGCGTCGCCGCGGAACGCGGCTTTCACCGCCGGTTGCTGCTGGACTTGTTCCACCGTAGCCTGGTCAACCTGCGGGGGCAGGAAGACATACACCGCCGCGCTGACGCCCGCCAACGCCTGAATAAGACTGTCGGGGCCGGGGTAAAGCGCGGCTTCCAGCAAGACGACTTCGGGGTTGGACGCCAGTTTCACCTTGACGTCCTGGGGTTCGGTGGCGTAACTCACCACACGAAAACGGCTATCGGCGGCAAGCGCCGTGTACCAGACATGCGTGCGTTCCGGCGAGCCAGCCAGCAAGACCGTGACGGCATCCTGCTGGCCGCCGTTGCCGTTACCAATGTTCCAGCCCATAGAAAACCCTCCTTACGGCCGCGAGGTGGGCGCGGGGGTAGGCGTCGGCATCCCAGGCTTCCACCCTTCGGGTGTGGGCGTCGGGGTAGCCGTCGCGGGGAAGACCATCAGGTCAGGCAGCCACAGGCCAGGGGACGTGAACGGCTGGGCGTCGCCAGGCATCCGGTACAGGTACAGCGTGGCGTTGCCTGCACTGGAAAGCGCAGCCAGCAGTTCCAGCGCGTTGACGCGGCGGGTCACTTTGGGCGTGTTGGGGTCGGCGAAGTCATACAACACAGCCTGCAATTTCGTGGGAACGGCCACCCCAATCACGCCCTCGTGCGCCCGCTCACGATAGGCGGCCATCGGCAGCCCCGTTCCCGTGTCGGTGGGCATGGCCTCGACCTCTTGCGGGTCACGGGCGACGAAGTCAGGGTCAATGTAGGTCACGCGCAACCCTTCGATGACGGCTTTGCTGAACGTGCCCTGCAATTCGGCATCATTGCTTTGCACCACGGCGACCACCCCCACCTTGTCGCCAATACCCAACGTGCCGCCCAGGCCCGACGCGTCCACGACGTGCAGGGCGATTTCCCGCTCATCGGGAGCCAGTTTCACCGGTTGCCCCAGGTGCGCCTGGCGCACAATGTCGCCCGCAGTGCGGGCCACGGCCACCGTTTGCCCCACCACTTCATCGATGCTGGTGAAGGCGTCTTTGGGGACGTTGGCCTGGGGCATGGAAACCACTTTCAGGTCGTTGGCGGTCAGGACGTGGCCGGGCTGCAAATCACGGGCAGCCACCACCACGGAAGCCTGGGGCGCGGGGCGCAATGCTGCCAGAGCGCCCAGGAACACCAACACGGCTACAACGATTGCAACAAGGTTCTTGCCTTTCATGGGGTCAGTCCTCCTGAGGAGTAAAGATTTCTTCCAGACCTTCGACGATAGCGGCCACGTCTTCCAACGTGCCGGTTTGCCACGAAACAACCTCACGGGTTTTCCGGTCGATTTCCAAAATCAGCGCCACGGAGACCGGGCGGCGCAGCCATTGCCGCGCGGCGCGCAGCCATTCGTCAGGGCGTGTCGTTGTCTTCTCGCTCATCGGTTGCTCTCCTGCGTAGGCGCGGGGGTGGGCGTTGGGGTCGTGAACGGCTGCGGCGACGGCAGCGCCCCCCACCAGCCAGTCGTGGGGGAAGGCGAAGGCGTCCATGTCGCCAGACGCCCGCCGCTTCCGCCTGCACCCCCACCGCCGCTTTTCGCGGGCAGCACAGCGGCCAGCGTCAGAATGATCACAGCCAGGACAAGTACAAGTGCAATGGTGCTGATTTGCTTGCTCGTCACGCGTTACCTCCGAAAGTACGGTTCATCGCTGCGGCGATTTCGGCATCCGAGGGTTCGGGGACGTCCAGTATCAGGGGTTGGAAGACAATGGGAGCCTGGTCGAGCCTGTCCATGCTGTACGGGAAACGCCCCATCACCTGCCCGATGCGCTGGTACGAAAGGAAATTGCGCCAGGTCTCATCGCGGAAGCCCTTGCTGGAACGGGCAAAGGCTTCCAGCGCCAGTTCCTTGTCTTTCGGGTTCTTGATGAAACCCACCACCCAGTTGTTGCACGACGAGATGATGGCGTCGCCCAACAGGTGCGGCGCCTGGGTGCAGAACGCCATGCGCACGCCATGCTTGCGGCTGTCCACCGCGAAATCCGAAAAGATGCGAATGTGCGTGGCTTCCTCGTCGGGAGGCCCCGCAATCCCGCCCAGGATTTTGTTGGCCTCCTCGAAGACCAGAAAGAGCATGTTCTTGGCCTTGCCCTGGGTTGCCCGGTACCAGGCCATGTCCATGTAAAGATGCCAGCCCAGCCAGGCCAGAATAAAGGCTTTGAGTTCCTCGGAAGCAAACATGCCGCCCTCGACCACGGCAATCCCCC from Chloroflexota bacterium encodes the following:
- a CDS encoding DUF1295 domain-containing protein — protein: MRWLDYLGAAFSAALAAVNLQSPTVLSALVALQAAAAGTLILAHGRPHREAPVRVRLLAWAAVALPLLFTAPKGSLWTEGVAAAGMALTLWAMVSLREAFGVAPADRGLVQRGPYRWVRHPMYAGESLTWLGVVSTLPSWRNLALLACLLAIMAVRVWWEERLIAGYAAYRNETPWRFVPGVF
- a CDS encoding CpaF family protein, with product MTNAWDAVVQTFPPEAQGEVVEQAAAIIGNLSLDEVRDRTTLLARAQNAVRTVLTQRGWSAAPDLVHAMAQQVAARIGGLGFLDPWLKPGEVSEVAITPYGQLWVLRKGAPDFELVQDNLDLEQTWRAVDALLAPLGRAVNEANPSVDAGLPRSETLPGGARIKVLHPVIAPGKGYPSVNIRLYEPRPVPPSLLVSWRVAPEAVIQGLVEAVGRGLRVLVIGGTATGKTTLLAALANGIPKTKRVVKIEDPEEIWLDHPHVVTIQARPSPPGSDVPAYTLADGVDDAMRMSPKWLIVGEIRTGDAALALFRAQMSDHPGLSTFHAEGPKEAVHRMGVIMFTDRGVRFEAAKSMFAQAIDLVVQVGWADDEEGQRRRRIIGVWEVAQRELSGGNVKFRRLYTNGDAALEAISVTRTVA
- a CDS encoding ParA family protein, producing MGWNIGNGNGGQQDAVTVLLAGSPERTHVWYTALAADSRFRVVSYATEPQDVKVKLASNPEVVLLEAALYPGPDSLIQALAGVSAAVYVFLPPQVDQATVEQVQQQPAVKAAFRGDANLVELAGRMYADALALRRQAPAAPQMWGGGRAGGGAAVAGLRIVTVWNRCGGAGRSTIAEALALAAARKGLRSLLIGLGAPDVVPLHLGLKPEPNFTAWMQNPTAEGLQAALQQVGDLDVLAGFPDVLAEARAASLPKDDPASVQTLVTTAAYANYAAIVLDAPTGGVAPFAIAASNTLILVSRATLADAWASVEAYRTVVQRAAGQHRIGAGNVVVVLNQREGGQLTPDEWHQAADSAAKNLGLSGFPPVAAVLPYVPEVPLAQDQGRSPLDASDAFARPLHKLTDMLFGGERQAGRREGKAIKLGFIKIRKG
- the cpaB gene encoding Flp pilus assembly protein CpaB, with the translated sequence MKGKNLVAIVVAVLVFLGALAALRPAPQASVVVAARDLQPGHVLTANDLKVVSMPQANVPKDAFTSIDEVVGQTVAVARTAGDIVRQAHLGQPVKLAPDEREIALHVVDASGLGGTLGIGDKVGVVAVVQSNDAELQGTFSKAVIEGLRVTYIDPDFVARDPQEVEAMPTDTGTGLPMAAYRERAHEGVIGVAVPTKLQAVLYDFADPNTPKVTRRVNALELLAALSSAGNATLYLYRMPGDAQPFTSPGLWLPDLMVFPATATPTPTPEGWKPGMPTPTPAPTSRP